In Candidatus Hinthialibacter antarcticus, one genomic interval encodes:
- a CDS encoding Gfo/Idh/MocA family oxidoreductase, translating into MNENNNQKSKRRDFIQSSAVGAAGLVLVSPKTAFSATANSKIEFGVIGCGGRGQFITRKLFQNAEDDVQIVAIQDPFKDRTTQMTDRYPIDDARVYTGMDAYKGLLDQNLDAVVVTSPPYFHPQQVKEVVDAGKHVWIAKPVAVDVPGCQSILESSKKAKGKSNFLVDFQTRNSPNFKECMKRVHAGAIGEPVLGHVYYHAGRLGARPSEGMSKGEARLRNWMFDIKLSGDIIVEQNVHVLDVGNWFQKDAHPIKAVGTGGRKARTDIGDCWDHFVIAFTYPNDVKIDFSSAQFTKGYDDLCARMYGSKGTAETHYCGAQWGRGPVSIFGDNPWPGVERDNTWDSGVDNNVKDFIAGARSGKFVNHGDYAVSSTLTGVLGRTAAYSGEEVTWDEMMKKNEKFDAGLKL; encoded by the coding sequence ATGAACGAGAATAACAATCAGAAATCAAAACGGCGAGACTTTATTCAATCTTCAGCAGTTGGCGCAGCGGGCTTGGTGTTAGTTAGCCCCAAAACGGCGTTCAGCGCGACGGCGAATTCAAAAATCGAGTTTGGCGTCATTGGCTGTGGAGGCCGTGGGCAGTTTATCACGCGAAAATTATTTCAAAATGCAGAAGATGACGTGCAGATTGTTGCCATACAAGACCCGTTTAAAGACCGCACCACTCAAATGACAGACCGCTACCCCATTGATGATGCGCGGGTCTATACGGGTATGGACGCTTACAAGGGATTGCTCGATCAGAACCTCGACGCAGTCGTCGTCACCAGCCCACCGTATTTTCACCCTCAGCAAGTCAAGGAGGTAGTCGATGCAGGCAAGCACGTCTGGATCGCCAAGCCGGTGGCGGTGGATGTCCCCGGGTGCCAAAGTATTTTAGAGAGTTCCAAAAAAGCGAAGGGCAAGTCGAATTTTCTGGTTGACTTCCAGACTCGCAATAGCCCGAATTTTAAAGAATGTATGAAGCGCGTCCATGCGGGCGCTATCGGCGAGCCAGTCTTGGGGCATGTCTACTATCATGCTGGACGGCTTGGCGCGCGTCCGTCAGAGGGGATGTCGAAAGGCGAGGCTCGGCTACGCAATTGGATGTTCGATATCAAACTTTCAGGCGATATTATCGTTGAACAAAATGTTCACGTTTTAGATGTTGGTAATTGGTTCCAGAAAGACGCGCACCCAATCAAAGCCGTCGGTACCGGTGGACGCAAAGCGCGGACGGACATCGGAGATTGCTGGGACCATTTTGTGATTGCCTTTACCTATCCAAACGATGTGAAAATCGACTTCAGTTCCGCGCAGTTTACCAAAGGCTATGACGACCTCTGCGCCCGCATGTATGGCAGCAAAGGCACGGCGGAGACGCACTACTGCGGCGCGCAGTGGGGCAGAGGCCCGGTTTCGATCTTCGGCGACAACCCCTGGCCGGGCGTCGAACGCGACAACACTTGGGATAGCGGCGTCGATAATAATGTGAAAGATTTCATCGCGGGCGCCCGCTCTGGCAAATTCGTGAATCACGGCGACTATGCGGTCAGTTCAACTCTCACAGGCGTCTTGGGGCGCACCGCCGCCTATTCTGGCGAAGAAGTCACCTGGGATGAAATGATGAAGAAGAACGAAAAGTTTGACGCAGGACTGAAGTTGTAA